The region gacttaattctctgaacgatccaatagaatttgggggcaggtgactgtaccatctttgagccataaccgacagggtttgagggaaggcccgacactttatagcatcattcacgggttgcagcaacagtgcattagagaatatcctaacatgattagcggggtctcccgtgccatcataggctttgatagtgggcatcttgaatttccttgagatatgggcattcattatctcttctgtgaagggtggagttggatcatcaggatctccaaggggaaggagattgcttggatcagttcttgggacagcagcccttcttcttaccggaccatccaggtctatgacaggaggaggatttctccccctaggaggtacctggggtctggtggcctggtgagcctccaaatcacacctcagcctttggatttcagcctcatgagccctgatcctttcctgcacttcttggggattcgcccctggggtgctttgggggcgttgccttccatcgaccattggctcttttccaggacgcctccttctcggggccacttcatcatccgaagattcggagtctctcgcagtgtaaggaccagaaaattcccgatcctcaggaataggacccaaacctcgtatataggggtgactgccctcgtgcttcgcctcgcccagcatatccgcttcctccaatctcagggcgaaggggcatcccataagggggttagtagtaacaacagttgaatattcatactcgacgggtcgagaattcacaggtatatgtacttgttgaacttgaggattcgtaccttgaataatcgagggagttgtcccttgtggctgaggttgagttccCCCTATCTGGGcatccccctgagtagatgcataagtcgaatggggcggaacctccacggttgacgaaatcacctgagttgtccctgatggtgttccttccttcagagctccaattgttctccgtgttctcgccatggttgttgttgtgctttcccacagacggcgccaaatgttatggattaaaactagtatatataattgctgtatttagtactaaggaacgtgagcttcaaggctcgatttgactgctcttgtgtttcgtgactcaatctgccttaacaagatgcctacgtaccttgctgattgccaaggatcaagtcaaaaaatgtagttctgatctgtggggtgaggccccttatatagatgttgggagtccttgaattggacttggtataggagacatgatgggcaagtctcataattagaatggactttggagtcctagatagtaggaaactgattccttatccttttaggtccccttgaggctaatctataaggatttatatcattatcgggactcttctcaatagctgatttttcccttattaattaattatgaaattaattaataatcagggcttttgggccttctttattccatcaggcctgatctggtccatcaggcttaacctttccggtctgagtatcatatatctttttattgggcctagcagcccataccttgcagtatttaattatactatcataatttatttatccctattaGTATTTTTATGTGAAACTTTGAGTGGAAAAAACAAGATGGAGGAGGTTCGTAATAAACTTGATTTTCAAGGCTTACTGGTAGTAGAGGCGCAGGGACGAAGTGGATGTCTTGCTTTACTCTGGAAGGAGTCAGATCAAGTTAAGTTGCTCAGCTTTTCAAATTATCATATTGATGTGGAGGTCAATATTCAAGGCATGAATCCATGGCGTTTAACAGGTTTCTATAGGGAACCCAATAGGAGTCAAAGGAAGAGAACTTGGGATTTATTGCGTAATTTAGGAAGAGATTAGAACTTACCATGGTGTACTATAGGAGACATGAATAACATTGTGGCACAAATTGACAAGAGATGTGGTGTTTTGTATCCACAATGGCTTTTAGATGGTTTCAACGAAGTGCTTACTGAAACAGGGCTGAAGGACTTAGACTTATATGGTCACCAATACACCTGGGAGAGGGGGAGAAATACTACGACGTTGCTGGAAATCCGCTTGGATAGAGCAATGGCCAACAGTTCATGGTTCGACTTATTTCCTCTAACAAAGTTATACAATTTAGAGGGTTCACCGAGTAACCATAGTCCAATCTTCATGGAGCCAGTAAGTAGACAGAAGGGAAATTATAGGAAGAAATTTCATTTTGAAAATGCATGGCTAATGGAGCCGTTATGCATGCAAATTATTCGCGATAACTGGTTGGACAACACTTCGAATATTGTTCAGAAAGTGGAGCAGTGTGGTGAGATGCTAAGTAAGTGGGGCAAGGAAATTACAGGGTCTTTCGGTAAGAGAATCAGAGAATGTAAGATGAAATTGAAGGACCTCAGGGTAAAAGGGATGCTGATTCCATTCACGAGTTTAAGGAGGCGAAATAGCAATTGTTCTTAATCTTGGATCAGAAAGAGACTTTTTGGCGCCAAAGGTCAAAGCAGCTATGGTTGCAAGTGGAGGACAAGAACACTAAATATTTTCACGCAGCTTGCAGCAAGAGACAGCGGACGAATAGAATTCAAAAACTGAGAAATGAAAATGGTGATTGGGTGGACTGGTAAAACGGGCTTAAACCTCTCATTACTGATTTCTACAAACAGCTATTCACGGCTGAAGGCACAGACTATACGGAGGTAATAAATTATGTACCCTAAACTATTTCTCAGGAGCATGATCTCGAGTTAGAAAAAAGAGGTGTCAAAGGATGAGGTAAGGAGTGCTTTATTTCAAATGTATCCCGATAAAGCGCCGGGGCCGGATGGTATGACTCCGGCCTTCTTTCAGAAACATTGGGAGGTTGTGGGGGACGATGTGTTTGGGTTAGTTAAAGATTTTTTCAGCAGTGGTGTATTGTTGCAGAGGTTAAATGAAACGAATATTGTCTTAATTCCAAAAAAGAAGAACCCCATAATGGTTGGTGAGCTCAGGCCTATAGCTCTTTATAACGTCCTCATGAAGGTTGTTACTAAGGTGTTGGCTAATAGACTAAAAGGCTTACTAGAGACAGTTGTCTCAGAGACACAAAGTGCGTTTATACCAGGATGGTTGATCTCAGATAATATTATGATTTCGTATAAAGTCATGCATTACTTAAAAAAAAAGTTTGGCAAAGATGGCTACATGGCTCTTAAGTTAGATATGTGTAAAGCCTACGATCGTATCGAATGGGATTTTCTTCATGCTATATTGCGCAAGATGGGCTTTTCAGAATGGTGGGTAAACTTGGTTTTAAGATGCGTTACATCGGTTTTATACACCATCATCCATGGAGATCAGGAAATGGGTCCCTTAATTCCATCTCAAGGCATCAGACAAGGGGACCCCTTGTCCCCCTATCTGTACATCATTTGTGCGGAGGGACTCTCATCTCTGATTCGTAAATATGAGGAGAAGCAGTGGATACATGGGATTTGAATTTGTCAGAAAGCTTCGTTTATCTCTCACATGTTATTTGCCGATTACAGCTATTTATATTGTAAAGCAGATTTGAATGAAGCAAGCCGAGTTTTGGAGCTGCTGAGTGTTTATGAGAAAGCTTCGGGTCAGAAAGTAGACAAAAGTAAGTCGTCTATTTTTTATAGTGTTAATGTGATCCAATATAATAGAGATAATATTTGTCCGCTGTTGCAAATGGCGGAGGCTAATGATCACAGTACGTACTTGGGTCTTCCAAACATCATGGGTAGAAATAAGACGTATTTGTTGGGGTATTTGAAGAAAGAGTCGGTACTAGGATAAGAAGCTGGGAGGACGGTATTGTTTCAAGGGGTGGTAAAGAGCTGTTTGTGAAAACAGTGGCTCAATCTCTGCCATCATATGCGATGATTGTGTTTTTACTCCCTTTAGACATTACTCGAGATATAGAAAAAGCTCTGACTAAAATTCTGGTGGAGTTCAAGCTCTAAACAAAGGAATAATGCTCAGAAATCTCAGTTATGTTGGATGTCGTGGGATCGCATGGCAAAACACAAATCTGTAGGAGGACTTGGATTTCAAAATTTCAGGGATTACAACATCGCGATGCTGGGAAAACAGAGCTGGCGTTTCATTGTCAATCCTAATAGCCTGGTATCAAGGTTGTACAGAGCGAAATACTTTGCAAGTACTGATTTTATAAACTCAAAATTGGGACATAGTCCGAGTTTTGTATGGAGGAGTATTAGTGAAGCTAAGCAACTTTTGTTGGATGGCACTCGGTGGTGTATTGGGAATGGTAGAAATATTCAGATTGTGGGTCAGCCTTGGCTTATGGGAGATGAGAATCCGTTTATTTCTACAGTCTCACCAGCTATTAAAAAGAAAACAGTGGATGCTTTGTTTTGTACAGAGAGAAAAATGTGGGACGAGGAGATAGTAAAGGATATTTTTAATCCAAGGGATCAGGAGTGTATCTTTAGTACAACACTTAATGAAGAAGATGGTGTTTACTGGAGACTGGAAGATAATGGGGAATACTCGGTCAAAAGCGCCTTCAATCTTTTACAAACTAAGAAAGGAGTATGGAGTGCAGATAATAGGGATTGCATCTGGCGTTCACTCTGGAAAATCAAAGCCCCCCAAAATATCTAAATTTAGTATGTAGAGCGTTGTCTAAATGCTTACCAACTCGAGAACAACTAAGCATGAATCATGTTCAACTGTCGGTGGTCTGCCCTGTTTGTAATCAGGAGACAGAAACAACAATGCACTGTTTGGTTTCATGCCACTTTGTAAAACAATGTTGGAATATTCAAATGCCTGATATGCAGTGGGAAGATGAGACAGACTTTTCAGATTGGTTGGCTCCAGTTCTGGCATCGACAAACATAAAAAAGAAGGCTGAAGTAGTAACCCTCTGTTGGCACATTTGGAAGTCAAGGAATGACTTAATCTGGAACAACAATCCTTCATCGGTTAATAAAGTAGTTGCCTCAACAAGGCAGTATCTTACACAATGGACGACAGCCCAAAGTAGATTTTTTACGGTTCCTCTCCAGCCACAGGTTGAAGGAGATGGAGCTCCTATTTGGGTAAAACCTCAAATGAATGAAGTTAAGATATCAGTTGATGCAGCTGTGTTTAAAGAACCCGAAGGAGTTGGTTTTAGAATAGTAATTCGTGATTCTGATGGTTTATTGGTAGCAGCCAAGACATTGTTTAACTCACAGCTTGTTGCTCCACTTATGGCTGAGGCTTTAGGCATTAAGGAAGCTCTGAGTTGGTGTGATCAGGTGCAAGGAGAGAGGATCATAGTGGAAACAGATTGCCTGGCAGCGGCTCAGGCAATTCGAAGTTCATGCCCCATGAGGTCTCATTTTGGTCTAGTTGTTGAGGAGTGTCGTAGTTTGTTGAAACGACTTCAAAAAGTTTCATTATGCTTTGTTAAATGATCTGCAAACATGGTAGCCCATAGCCTTGCTAGGGGATCATGTATTTATCATGATTGTATTTTTTATAGGAGTTTTGTTCCTATTGAAATTCAAAATTGTATCGAGTTGGATTTAAGTCATTAATAATATTCCCAGCTTTTCGTCAAaaaaaacgaggaacacaagatattcggggaaatatatattcatatataaatccgcgagggtattgctacactccgataaataaattaaccggctataATCTAAGtacaacaaagttcctagctactacaaagatcaacaaattaaatcttatagaatgatctagcttttgtttgtctaaggatttaatttcTGGGAAACatttataatgcccctatgaatatagaAGAGTTAAAttgggcattataacgttactccggtgagaagaaTAACTAATATAGATTTGTGTGTATATCTCATTTGtctctctttgcttcagttcttcaGTTCTTTGGGAGAGAAGATTAACAAAACAATACAACTAAATTGCTTCTGCTGCTGTGTAGACTTTATATCATTCAAAATATGTGGCTAAAAATGAACCATATAAATTGATTGATTGAACAATAAAATTGTGGCTGAGGAGTAAGTTGCGACTGGGTATATTTCTTTTGTAACCTGCGACCAGAGGGGAAATGGTTTTGTATTTAGAATTATATCTGCAACATCAACTAGCGACCTGGAGGAGGAAGTCTAACCTGCGACTAGTAAATTACTAGTACATGTAACCTGCGACCAAAAACAATCAACGTGATTCCATTTCTTTTGATTTACAACCTGCGACCCTTTGGTtgttttttcttttatttttttcatattttttttcatttgtttgttttgttttctttttctttttttcttttctttttgtttttcttttgttttctcttttttctttttcttttcttttcttttttcccttttttctttttctttttatttaagttaaattgtaattaaattaatttataaactAAACTTAAACATAACTTATATAAAcaaactaatttagatttataaaataaacttatttaaaatttataaaataaatcattttaagtttattaaataaattatattaaagtccattaaataaatttatttaagttaataATTAAACTTTGAACTTGACCAATCCCTCTAGTTGTTTAGTTGTACCATgtgcacctcttctcgtactcTAACAGATAAACTTTTAAttcaagtacgttcctcaacttaataattattctaaaattaatacccagattccttacacgagttgttgacgcctagtgcagctggtctggttcacagacgactaaccccgattcaggttttcatattatagccttgattacattgttaagcttgcaacaactttatcgcttcaaacactgactattaataaacaactgtactttcactggaattctttctggtactttagacaacgtcttcattgttactacaatcttgaatagttcaatcactgttcttcactgatgtttaaatatataaatgaactcctgtcaatgagtataacttcaagactgcagctgtcttttttaacctctgtctataccctgttTTCAATTTTTCAGATTTCTATGCTTCGAGCACTATCTATCCTCTatcaatgctaatacactgaaatcttctagtaacacttatacactgaatcttcaatatgtctaaaaccctgaaagtctttaaccttaaTTCTTCACAGAGGtatgaacatattaatgagcttctttcagtgacctgtaaacagacttcaatcTTTCTTcaaatcttttgattctttgtatttgccttgttttcatttcttctgatttcttgtgtagacgtagtattattaacttGTCACGTTCCAGTGTtattctcgtgttgagttattaCGTAGCTGTTctacagctacgcagtctcaccaacatgtattatcagttgtaagttaaactaatagggatttggtacgttgtaatgtaattaaggttgtggcttgtgttcatactttaacctattacGATCCGTGATTGTGTAAGGTGAGGTCATTGCATATTTtatttcataaacaggtttatatattgtgttatatataattgatgatatcaacagAAACTATTTgaagttcatatcagaacttatattagTATTTATTGAAGAGTGACGTCATAAGTACTTATATCaatacttgatgatcagcagatgatgtcatcgggatttgtcacttcagtagatattcgaggaggaaaaggaaagcaggaattcaaggaggagaaggactttatctcagaagcattataataggtttccttgttgttaatagaataggattccttatataTTGTGTAGTTGTgatctatataaagcacatattaggttcatgctatatgcattgcgaacattgttatatcattcgcataacctagaagctctcaaggatatttgttcatccttttaagagagtacatttgtaatcagtttttatctattAATATAAAAAACTGTTAAttttgttgaagctttgtcgaattgattgcattaactatattcaccccccccccctctacagttgattattgtaacacccccaaatccggggtcggggatccgggttgtcacgagttccatttcccttaataacacccaatcttaataaataatcaactactctgtactgtgaccccacaataaacgcacacaccacaagttatagtctcagagatgaatatccaaaaataatcacaagtcgttttattccacaattatatgccaatacaccttaaacgggtttctgaataaattaacatttctttgccattattacaattgataaagatacataagtctggtacatcaaaagttgaaagtctagcctattggtagttcctacctcagctacagcgacatcaacgcctataggaaactgcggaacatttcctaatcgcttgcgaatcgggagcttggtcctgttcatcttttctatctgttgttgtgtgatgaaagaagaaagcaagggtgagcaacaagcccaccgaaataatatgtataatgattaacaatatatgagccttctcatagtactcatgaaagtcttggtcaaaagaaatgaaccaagtctgatatcttaatgcgatgaagtcgcaaaatattcagtatatatgtatatatacttttcaaaatcttggaagtcctctttcatgcataatatacacagagttcatgtttataactgtataaaaatatcgttgtaaggtgatctcatatatctaaccttgtctcaacatttttctgaaaatctttgtcatgcataagataatcatttaatagatataagtttaaaagatgaagttacaagatacttcaatatacttatatcttttccgaatactacttgaactaccacccttcaagttataattagtccatcccatagattaagctacaagacaaaacttgtatagaatcaatctttacaatatcatcaaaataaaatgaagttacgagatacttcatttgatgcaaacatcattttgaaaactcgaccctaccaacactcaacaatcgcccgatcatagcctttctatcgaagtgctctgggtagtgttgcagaaatatccaattggatgatgaactcattacgggagtttgccgcgccaggaagaccacttacgatgatcagtcgtagtagtacaaccccaccattttctacatgtagaggagaacctgtcggatttacttgtcaaccgaacactgaactcctaaggaatggaccgccttagtggaacttccaggccatttgggccaatataataaggctgggccggcgctactcgaccacttacgccactcctagttcagatgaaatccatgactctgaaacgtaaagctcgtcccccctttccccaagtagaaacttgttggtacggctccaccaagaagtcgtatctagttggaaaggaaaactcaccaatatttcccaggcgatgcctgttaatggattaacttgttccaagaattttacttcccgagtgttgggtaagtaatcaaaaactcttttatcagaatagcaaccttgttgcgaatataaaatacaccacagagccggatccctcaggttttgagcgagtatttaaatccccttcgaaaggaggatcttaaatataaaaatgagttttgggatccgctctaacttttaaaaatcattttgaagactcgaaaacatttttaagaatgtttggagtgatgctgatttaataaaataaatcagttccaatatataaaaatatctgaatattattatttaaataatattcccataaagaataatctttataaaaataattgaagtagatgttgtaaaacttatacttgaaatgactcttaaataaccaaagatatacttatacgaaagtaatatctttatttgaataatcaaaagtaagtttgattattgacacattattctttaataaaataaagaatattattaaataataagcggagtcataatacctcgaatgaatattataaataatattcattaaataaaataacggagtcatacatcctcaaatgaatatttaaataatattcatcaaataatatgaactgagtcataagccctcgaatgaatattcaaataatattcaataaataatataaaggagtcataagcccttgaataaatattcaaaataatattcaataaataatataaagttatcgaataaaccttattcgattaatagttttgaaaactataaccatatatatataaatatatatatatatataatctactcgggatcctcgactcccggttttagaaaatgttttcacctttgggtccctatactaagggtatatgcaaattaccgctattctctagcataggtattatcaactgaaccaacagatatatatttcaagaatatgaaacaggcatgcatatataccgtatcacatgctacaatatatcacaagaatttgctaaataaccattatgcatctatcacaagataatgcatgtacaaatgtatacatcacaacaacagtataacggatagaaaacttgcctgagcgactgggggttacgaatggctcgagacgagtctggtaacctataaacaacaagtaagtaggaattaaaccaaagtcacttgtaaatctatactctaaccaactcagactctaacgctcgttttgcgcttactgattctcttaagtcactcgagtaccctcggctccaccatttttaataatttaaccattacgagttttaaggcgattccttcgcgagtgtcttaacaactgcctaacaaacttaacataattgtttcatacattaattaaccctttaaggtctttaacctatgtttcaaagtaaggcgaggggtaatggttcgttcgcgaaacgtcgttacttaaaacggccgtttctcctaaaccgtacatcggaatcaaatgaaccacatatcaaaacgaagctcgtaacatgaaatatctaaacatggcaatggtcaaaacctagcagggagttctcgggtcctaatgttatgaacaaaagtagtctaaaggaaatcggacattacgacggctatgtttacgcgatttcccaaatttaaaccaattcaaaacaaccacaattcaaccccaattcacaacccaaacaaaactccatccaaactacatcataacagccccaacacctcaagttcttccaatttatgttattctcatcatgaacttaaaGTATACTTAATTcatttaacaaatcaacaagattcaataTTCATACtactaccactccaacccaaactctaaacaaacaagcttcatgcttcacatatactatattactcataaccattcctaaatactaaaaactaaagctagggtttggagtttataccttcttgaagcttcttaatcaatgaaagatccttaaaatgcccatggaagccttgatctatgcttaagctacgttgaactttcataaaaaatcaagaaaaccaaagttatttcttgaaggttactattcaccatcttcttccttaatttattggaagaggttgtgaaggaatttgaagtttaaacttataggatatccatatctatgtacaaggaaccttagataattaccttgtgatttaacaatgcttggaacttgacttttgatttttcttcctttgaaaaagaagaaaagccgagagcaagatgatgagaatgaaatgattttgtgttttttgatttgtttggcttagcttggttgtttttttgttttgtttttggttaattaccttaataaccttatatttgtgtggttataaaccaaccacacctcctccttccctatgtcatgcttgcatcaccttattgggtcatcatctcttacttgccctcttatcattggttggatgacctcatcatccctaacctccttgattaacctcctaattgtttgcctaatgaccgctgatctgttatacggttcgcttaactttcgttttcatttatcgtttgagggatcatacccgggatcttattacttgggtttccttaacctttctcaatacattataatccttttatgatcctctcttataatcctttaatttaaatcctttttatcctgttaccttatactcaattctttccgtatctagtggatttccgggaaaaatcaaagtgttcggaattggattctgacgatctttacatacacttatataccacatagagtactaataatatcccagaagatcaataacagaaccccctacatagtgtggcaagaaaagttttctcattcagcataatctgcaaaatcactattcataagagtttcaaaaaaattccaaaaattggggttattacagtctcccctccttaaaaggattccgtcccggaatcagatagaaaatgaatagggatactctcttagcattacactttctaactctcaagtaaattttgccacattgtggtcctaccaccaaactccgcctagtttgataacccttctcttaagcacttgttccttttcactctataacccttcctggttgctccatataggttacgtctggttgcatgtccatgcgctcatatgcccctatttatctggcatccgaattacacttccttaacattgatacgtgaaacacgttatgacttgctacatgttctgggat is a window of Apium graveolens cultivar Ventura chromosome 11, ASM990537v1, whole genome shotgun sequence DNA encoding:
- the LOC141695859 gene encoding uncharacterized protein LOC141695859, which codes for MEEVRNKLDFQGLLVVEAQGRSGCLALLWKESDQVKLLSFSNYHIDVEVNIQGMNPWRLTGDMNNIVAQIDKRCGVLYPQWLLDGFNEVLTETGLKDLDLYGHQYTWERGRNTTTLLEIRLDRAMANSSWFDLFPLTKLYNLEGSPSNHSPIFMEPVSRQKGNYRKKFHFENAWLMEPLCMQIIRDNWLDNTSNIVQKVEQCGEMLSKWGKEITGSFGKRIRECKMKLKDLRVKGMLIPFTSLRRRNSNCS
- the LOC141695860 gene encoding putative mitochondrial protein AtMg00310, which encodes MSWDRMAKHKSVGGLGFQNFRDYNIAMLGKQSWRFIVNPNSLVSRLYRAKYFASTDFINSKLGHSPSFVWRSISEAKQLLLDGTRWCIGNGRNIQIVGQPWLMGDENPFISTVSPAIKKKTVDALFCTERKMWDEEIVKDIFNPRDQECIFSTTLNEEDGVYWRLEDNGEYSVKSAFNLLQTKKGVWSADNRDCIWRSLWKIKAPQNI
- the LOC141695861 gene encoding uncharacterized protein LOC141695861 encodes the protein MNHVQLSVVCPVCNQETETTMHCLVSCHFVKQCWNIQMPDMQWEDETDFSDWLAPVLASTNIKKKAEVVTLCWHIWKSRNDLIWNNNPSSVNKVVASTRQYLTQWTTAQSRFFTVPLQPQVEGDGAPIWVKPQMNEVKISVDAAVFKEPEGVGFRIVIRDSDGLLVAAKTLFNSQLVAPLMAEALGIKEALSWCDQVQGERIIVETDCLAAAQAIRSSCPMRSHFGLVVEECRSLLKRLQKVSLCFVK